One segment of Neisseria mucosa DNA contains the following:
- a CDS encoding porin, giving the protein MNKLSCFVATTLIGSSISFAHAEPKMSGTIYIMTEVEHNNKTGVTNTTISDKSSSLYLSDEVRLNNDLWLKWQLGSFIYFDSDRWGGWGTADSYVALNSYKNLGTVKMGYISTPMNSIYLNPFDTNSSILEFGKISRFGQRRVSMAYESPWKNGFQFKFNVSPGSNAARNNNDWNPDKKRDGDWVFGWGVDYYHPSNGFKAHYAAEYAPNDSPTETKDFQAHAFMAGYSKDKISVDAAFQYAKNTCDGFSCWGVWKDAAGNVAGSYDKEINNTKEFMVSGSYKVGNFKPQIGFAYGKSSIGEDYKHVAVSTDYSFSKRTTATLGAGWLKENVNPKYDEDLPKKSSYAVGMVFKHRY; this is encoded by the coding sequence ATGAACAAGTTATCTTGTTTTGTTGCCACTACCCTCATCGGCTCTTCCATAAGCTTCGCCCACGCCGAACCTAAAATGAGCGGTACCATATACATCATGACCGAGGTCGAACACAACAATAAAACCGGCGTCACCAATACAACCATTTCCGATAAAAGTTCCAGTCTTTATCTCTCCGATGAAGTACGACTCAACAACGACTTATGGCTGAAATGGCAACTTGGCTCCTTTATTTACTTCGATTCCGACCGCTGGGGCGGCTGGGGTACTGCCGACTCATACGTCGCGCTCAACAGCTACAAAAACCTTGGCACCGTCAAAATGGGTTACATCAGTACGCCCATGAACAGCATTTATCTGAACCCGTTCGACACCAACAGCTCGATTTTGGAATTCGGCAAAATTTCCCGCTTCGGCCAACGTCGCGTTTCCATGGCTTATGAGTCTCCTTGGAAAAACGGTTTCCAATTCAAATTCAACGTTTCCCCCGGTTCCAATGCCGCGCGCAACAATAACGACTGGAATCCGGACAAAAAACGTGACGGCGACTGGGTCTTCGGCTGGGGCGTGGACTACTACCACCCAAGCAACGGCTTTAAAGCCCACTACGCTGCCGAATACGCACCCAACGACTCTCCGACCGAAACCAAAGACTTCCAAGCCCATGCATTCATGGCCGGATACAGCAAAGACAAAATCTCCGTTGATGCCGCGTTCCAATACGCCAAAAACACTTGCGACGGCTTCAGCTGCTGGGGCGTATGGAAAGATGCGGCAGGCAACGTAGCCGGTTCTTACGACAAAGAAATCAACAACACCAAAGAATTTATGGTGTCCGGCTCATACAAAGTAGGTAATTTCAAACCTCAAATCGGCTTTGCCTACGGTAAAAGCTCTATCGGCGAGGACTACAAACACGTCGCCGTCAGCACCGATTACAGCTTCTCTAAACGGACGACCGCCACACTCGGCGCCGGCTGGTTGAAAGAAAACGTCAATCCGAAATACGACGAAGATTTGCCGAAAAAATCTTCTTACGCAGTGGGCATGGTATTCAAACACCGCTATTAA
- a CDS encoding ABC transporter substrate-binding protein, with amino-acid sequence MAGKTYPLLAASLAAVFALSACSRDVKPAPEFKRTDYERVVVSNGVEPGTLDPQMSGDMAAGAIIRQLMDGLVGTDAEGKTIPALAERWESKGERVWTFHLRDAKWSNGDPITAEDFVYSFRRLADPATGAPFGSYLVDAQVENAEDILNGKAKPETLGVKALDAKTLQFTLIAPVPYFPDMLIQQFTFPVHRATVEKYGNKWTQPGHYVSSGAYLLKDWKVNSHINMERNPNYYDKDKVAIPKAVFLSGSGEYNRYRANEIDVTYGIPSDQVKVADIEFPGQVKRTTSLCSWYLEPNHEAAPFNDPRVRKALNMLTRRDIVVKVGGRGDTPAFQLTPPQMQGVIPVYPEWKEWTPEKRIETARKLLNEAGYNDDHPLEFDILYSTSEASKKQITAVQSVWKAAIPFIRPTLSNEEWKTYLDTRAQGNFKVSFSGWCSDFNDPAGMLNILKSNNSNNAFRYKSAAFDAFMNNTLKDGVSKEARSRLYADAEKQLQEDAALIPLYHQVEVRMVKPDIIGYSDKDPLRNYTVKSWSFAPKK; translated from the coding sequence ATGGCCGGAAAAACCTATCCGCTGTTGGCTGCATCATTGGCCGCCGTATTTGCGTTGTCGGCGTGCAGCCGCGATGTCAAACCCGCCCCTGAGTTTAAGCGTACGGATTATGAGCGCGTGGTGGTCAGCAACGGCGTCGAGCCGGGCACGCTGGATCCTCAGATGAGCGGCGATATGGCGGCGGGTGCGATTATCCGCCAGCTGATGGATGGTTTGGTCGGTACGGATGCCGAAGGCAAAACCATTCCTGCTTTGGCGGAAAGATGGGAAAGCAAGGGCGAGCGTGTCTGGACTTTCCATCTGCGTGATGCCAAATGGAGCAATGGCGATCCGATTACCGCCGAGGATTTTGTGTACAGCTTCCGCCGTCTTGCCGATCCGGCCACGGGCGCACCTTTCGGCAGCTATTTGGTCGATGCCCAAGTGGAAAATGCGGAAGATATATTAAACGGCAAAGCCAAGCCTGAGACATTGGGCGTTAAGGCGTTGGACGCAAAAACCCTGCAATTTACGCTGATTGCGCCCGTACCTTATTTCCCCGATATGCTGATTCAGCAATTCACGTTTCCGGTGCACCGCGCCACTGTCGAAAAATACGGCAACAAGTGGACGCAACCCGGTCATTATGTTTCCAGTGGCGCTTATCTGTTAAAGGATTGGAAAGTCAACAGCCACATTAATATGGAACGCAACCCCAATTATTACGATAAAGACAAAGTGGCCATTCCGAAGGCGGTTTTCTTGTCAGGCAGCGGCGAGTACAACCGTTATCGCGCCAATGAAATTGACGTGACTTACGGCATTCCCAGCGATCAGGTCAAAGTGGCGGATATTGAGTTTCCGGGCCAAGTGAAACGTACGACTTCTTTGTGCAGCTGGTATTTGGAGCCGAACCACGAAGCAGCGCCGTTTAATGATCCGCGCGTCCGCAAGGCGCTCAATATGCTGACGCGCCGCGACATCGTCGTCAAAGTGGGCGGCCGCGGCGATACGCCTGCCTTCCAATTGACGCCGCCGCAAATGCAGGGCGTGATTCCTGTTTATCCGGAGTGGAAAGAGTGGACGCCTGAAAAACGCATCGAAACCGCACGCAAACTGTTGAACGAAGCAGGCTACAACGATGACCATCCGCTTGAGTTCGATATTTTGTACAGCACCAGCGAAGCGTCTAAAAAACAAATCACTGCCGTGCAGTCGGTGTGGAAGGCCGCCATTCCGTTTATCCGTCCGACTTTGTCCAACGAGGAATGGAAAACTTATTTGGATACGCGCGCGCAAGGCAATTTCAAGGTTTCGTTCAGCGGCTGGTGTTCCGATTTCAACGATCCGGCAGGCATGCTCAATATCTTGAAATCCAACAATTCAAACAATGCATTCCGCTACAAAAGCGCGGCGTTTGACGCATTTATGAACAATACGTTGAAAGATGGCGTCAGCAAGGAAGCGCGCAGCCGTCTTTATGCCGATGCGGAGAAGCAGCTTCAAGAAGACGCTGCGCTGATTCCGCTGTATCATCAGGTTGAAGTGCGTATGGTCAAACCCGATATTATCGGCTATTCCGACAAAGACCCTTTGCGGAACTACACGGTCAAGAGCTGGTCGTTCGCACCGAAAAAATAG
- a CDS encoding aminopeptidase P family protein, with amino-acid sequence MKSVQQRLSALREAMKKHGVDAFVIPSADPHLSEYLPEHWQARRDFSGFTGSAGTLVVTADKAGVWTDSRYWEQAGQQLAPNGIELQKMGVDAPYTEWLAQNLPEGAVVGAPADMFALSGERGLKQALAAKNIRLEYPETLLDEVWDDRPALPTQEIYVHHPDYVSEIAAEKLARIRAAMKEQGADAHLVSSLDDIAWITNLRGDDVPFNPVFLSHLFISQDKAVLFTDAGRLKAESAEALKAAGFEVLPYAQAADYLADVKGALLIDPNKTAVGTLRRLPEDVRLIEAIHPSTFFKSVKSDADIAHIRNTMAEDGAALCGFFAEFEQILADGGELSELDIDGMLYKHRSQRPGFISPSFDTIAGYNANAALPHYSATPENNSKIKGDGMLLIDSGGQYWGGTTDITRVVPVGNPSAAMKRDYTLVLKAHISLAETIFPENIKGPMIDAICRKSLWQAQCDYGHGTGHGVGYFLNVHEGPQSIAVAAVPQPHHAMKSGMLTSNEPGLYRPGKWGIRIESLVINRPVENPEETEFGKFLYFETVTLCPIDTRLIDTKLMTGSEIEWLNQYHAKVRRRLEPLTEGAAKAWLIERTEPLAR; translated from the coding sequence ATGAAATCTGTACAACAACGTTTGTCCGCTTTACGCGAAGCCATGAAAAAACATGGCGTGGACGCGTTTGTCATTCCTTCCGCCGATCCGCACCTTTCCGAATACCTGCCCGAGCATTGGCAGGCGCGCCGCGATTTTTCCGGCTTTACCGGTTCGGCCGGTACTTTGGTGGTAACCGCCGATAAAGCTGGCGTGTGGACGGACAGCCGCTATTGGGAACAGGCCGGCCAACAGCTTGCGCCAAACGGCATCGAGCTGCAAAAAATGGGCGTTGATGCGCCTTATACCGAGTGGCTGGCACAAAATCTGCCCGAGGGCGCAGTGGTCGGCGCGCCTGCCGATATGTTCGCACTCAGCGGCGAGCGCGGTTTGAAGCAGGCACTTGCCGCCAAAAACATCCGCCTCGAATATCCTGAAACCTTGTTGGACGAAGTGTGGGACGACCGTCCTGCATTGCCGACTCAGGAAATCTACGTTCACCATCCCGATTACGTTTCCGAAATTGCGGCCGAAAAACTGGCCCGTATCCGTGCGGCCATGAAGGAGCAGGGCGCAGATGCGCATTTGGTTTCTTCTTTGGACGACATCGCTTGGATTACCAATCTGCGCGGCGACGATGTGCCGTTCAACCCTGTGTTCTTATCTCATCTGTTTATCAGCCAAGACAAAGCCGTATTGTTTACCGATGCAGGCCGTCTGAAAGCCGAATCTGCCGAAGCTTTGAAAGCGGCAGGTTTTGAAGTGTTACCTTATGCGCAAGCGGCAGACTATTTGGCAGACGTTAAGGGCGCATTGCTGATTGATCCGAACAAAACCGCCGTCGGCACTTTGCGCCGCCTGCCTGAAGATGTTCGTTTGATTGAAGCCATCCACCCAAGCACATTCTTCAAATCAGTCAAATCCGATGCCGACATCGCCCATATCCGCAATACCATGGCGGAAGACGGCGCGGCATTGTGCGGCTTCTTTGCCGAGTTTGAACAAATCTTGGCAGACGGCGGCGAATTGAGCGAGTTGGACATCGACGGCATGCTCTACAAACACCGCAGCCAACGTCCCGGCTTTATTTCACCAAGTTTCGACACCATCGCCGGCTACAATGCCAATGCCGCCTTGCCTCATTACAGCGCGACACCGGAAAACAACAGCAAAATCAAAGGTGACGGTATGCTGCTGATTGACTCCGGCGGCCAATACTGGGGCGGTACGACCGACATCACGCGCGTGGTGCCTGTCGGCAATCCGAGTGCGGCCATGAAACGCGACTACACTTTGGTGTTGAAAGCGCATATTTCTTTGGCGGAAACCATTTTCCCTGAAAACATCAAAGGCCCGATGATTGATGCCATCTGCCGCAAATCGCTCTGGCAGGCGCAATGCGATTACGGTCACGGTACAGGTCATGGCGTGGGCTATTTCCTCAATGTGCACGAAGGCCCACAAAGCATTGCCGTTGCCGCCGTACCGCAACCGCATCACGCAATGAAATCAGGCATGCTGACGTCCAACGAGCCGGGTCTTTACCGTCCGGGCAAATGGGGTATCCGTATTGAAAGCCTGGTCATCAACCGTCCGGTTGAAAACCCAGAGGAAACCGAGTTCGGCAAATTCCTGTATTTCGAGACCGTTACCCTCTGCCCGATCGATACGCGCCTCATCGATACCAAACTGATGACCGGTAGCGAAATCGAATGGCTGAACCAATATCACGCCAAAGTGCGCCGCCGTCTCGAGCCTTTGACAGAAGGCGCGGCCAAAGCATGGCTGATCGAACGCACCGAACCTTTGGCGCGTTAA
- the oppB gene encoding oligopeptide ABC transporter permease OppB: protein MLKFIIKRICASIPTMLVLITVSFFLMRLAPGSPFTGERNLPPAVMANIEAKYHLNDPMYLQYFHYLKQLAQGDLGPSFKYKDFSVNELLAQSLPVSAELGFYAFLIAAIFGMFIGIIAALKQNSWLDYALMSGAMTGIVVPSFVMAPVLVLVFAVRLQWLPAGGWNDGALMNLILPVVTLSIGYVSSIARITRGAMIEVLNSPFIRTARAKGLPMSRIILRHALRPAMLPIVSFLGPAFVGIITGSIVIENVFGIPGVGQLFVNGALNRDYGMILGLTILVGIMTILFNAILDILYAIIDPKIRY from the coding sequence ATGTTGAAATTCATCATCAAACGGATATGTGCTTCCATCCCGACCATGCTGGTGTTGATTACCGTATCGTTTTTCCTGATGCGGCTCGCACCGGGCAGCCCGTTCACAGGCGAGCGCAACCTGCCGCCTGCGGTCATGGCCAACATCGAAGCCAAATACCACCTCAATGATCCGATGTACCTCCAATATTTCCACTACCTCAAACAATTGGCGCAGGGGGATTTGGGGCCGTCGTTCAAATATAAAGATTTCAGCGTTAATGAGTTGCTTGCCCAATCCCTGCCGGTATCGGCGGAACTCGGCTTCTACGCCTTTTTGATTGCCGCTATCTTCGGCATGTTTATCGGCATCATCGCCGCCTTGAAACAAAACAGTTGGCTGGATTATGCGCTGATGAGCGGTGCGATGACCGGTATCGTCGTTCCCAGCTTTGTGATGGCGCCGGTATTGGTGCTGGTGTTTGCTGTCAGACTGCAATGGCTGCCTGCCGGCGGCTGGAACGATGGCGCACTGATGAACTTGATTCTGCCCGTCGTTACCTTGTCCATCGGTTATGTATCCAGTATCGCGCGGATTACGCGCGGCGCGATGATTGAAGTATTGAACAGTCCCTTTATCCGCACGGCACGCGCCAAAGGCCTGCCCATGAGCCGCATCATCCTGCGCCATGCGCTGCGTCCCGCCATGCTGCCGATTGTTTCTTTCTTAGGCCCGGCATTCGTCGGCATCATCACCGGCTCCATTGTGATTGAAAACGTGTTCGGTATTCCCGGCGTCGGACAATTGTTTGTCAACGGCGCGCTCAACCGCGACTACGGCATGATTTTGGGTTTGACGATTTTGGTGGGCATCATGACCATTTTGTTTAACGCCATCCTTGATATCCTGTATGCCATTATTGACCCGAAAATCCGTTATTAA
- the oppC gene encoding oligopeptide ABC transporter permease OppC produces the protein MLFKKKQTQALAEAAEYAQVHGKSLWSDAWRRFKQNKAAVYSIIILLLISIFVIVAPWIVRYTYDFTDWDNMQIPPSFSTHHYLGTDLLGRDLLSRAATGGRISLLVGVAGALVAVVIGTLYGAIAGFIGGKLDSLMMRFLEILNAFPFMFFVILLTTFFGRNLLLIFAAVGLVSWLDVARIVRGQTLSLKHKEFVEAARVSGVAKRKIVTRHIIPNVLGVVMVYASLLVPGMIMFESFLSFLGLGVQEPMTSWGSMLQEGAISMEAAPWQLLVPSFFLVTTLFCFNFIGDGLRDALDPKDR, from the coding sequence ATGTTATTCAAAAAGAAGCAGACTCAGGCCCTTGCAGAGGCAGCAGAATACGCCCAAGTACACGGCAAAAGCCTGTGGAGCGATGCATGGCGGCGTTTTAAACAGAACAAAGCGGCGGTGTACAGCATTATCATCCTGTTGCTGATCAGCATTTTTGTGATTGTGGCGCCATGGATTGTCCGCTACACCTACGACTTCACCGACTGGGACAATATGCAGATTCCGCCGTCCTTTTCTACCCATCACTATCTGGGTACGGACTTGCTCGGCCGCGATTTGCTGTCGCGCGCGGCAACCGGTGGACGTATTTCCTTGCTGGTCGGTGTGGCCGGCGCATTGGTGGCCGTTGTCATCGGTACGCTTTACGGCGCGATTGCCGGCTTTATCGGCGGTAAGCTCGATTCGCTGATGATGCGTTTTTTGGAAATTTTGAACGCGTTTCCGTTTATGTTTTTCGTGATTCTGCTGACCACATTCTTCGGCCGCAACCTGCTTTTGATTTTTGCCGCCGTGGGTTTGGTGTCTTGGCTGGACGTGGCGCGTATCGTGCGCGGCCAAACCTTGAGCTTGAAGCATAAAGAGTTTGTCGAAGCAGCGCGTGTGAGCGGCGTGGCAAAACGTAAAATCGTAACGCGCCACATTATTCCGAATGTTTTGGGTGTGGTGATGGTGTATGCCTCATTGTTGGTACCGGGCATGATTATGTTTGAATCCTTCTTGAGCTTCTTGGGTTTGGGCGTGCAAGAGCCGATGACCAGTTGGGGTTCGATGCTGCAAGAAGGCGCGATTTCGATGGAAGCCGCACCATGGCAGCTGCTCGTGCCGAGTTTCTTCCTGGTAACCACTTTGTTCTGTTTCAACTTTATCGGCGACGGCCTGCGCGATGCGCTCGACCCGAAAGACCGCTAA
- a CDS encoding ABC transporter ATP-binding protein yields MTKQLLVVENLDINFELHEKTVHAVRNVSFKVAEGETLALVGESGSGKSVTSMSIMRLLPEKFARYGKDSRITFDGISILDADEKTLRDLRGNRISVIFQEPMTSLNPFMRIGTQLIEAARVHNKKLGKKEAGQKALALLQRVGIKEAERRMKQYPHEFSGGQLQRIMIAMALINEPDLLIADEPTTALDVTIQAEILDLLHDLQQQMGMAIIFITHDLGLAEHYSKTVCVMRNGEIVERGKIKEVFAHPKHEYTAELINAIPKGMKEPEENNAGVLIDADNVHVSFVLKQNFFGKPLKTFDAVKGISLKIKEGETLGVVGESGSGKSTLGKAVMQMLPYTGNISFEGKDLKNYTAEEARRLKSQRQIVFQDPFGSLSPRLTVGEIIGEGLTVHHPEMNKKERIQRVLEVMKEVSLPLDALNRYPHEFSGGQRQRIAIARAVILRPKFILLDEPTSALDRSVQSKVVELLRDLQKKYGLTYMFISHDLSVVRAVSDNVIVMKQGEMVEYGSADQIFHHPQNDYTKRLINAAFDL; encoded by the coding sequence ATGACAAAACAGTTACTGGTTGTAGAAAATTTGGACATCAATTTCGAACTGCATGAGAAAACCGTGCACGCCGTGCGTAATGTCAGCTTTAAAGTGGCAGAGGGCGAAACATTGGCTTTGGTCGGCGAATCCGGTTCGGGCAAGTCGGTAACGTCCATGTCCATCATGCGTCTGCTGCCTGAAAAATTTGCCCGTTATGGCAAAGATTCGCGCATTACGTTTGACGGCATTTCCATTTTGGACGCCGATGAGAAAACCCTGCGCGATTTGCGCGGCAACCGCATCAGCGTGATTTTCCAAGAGCCGATGACTTCCCTCAATCCGTTTATGCGCATCGGTACGCAACTGATTGAAGCGGCGCGTGTGCACAATAAAAAGCTCGGCAAAAAAGAGGCAGGACAAAAAGCATTGGCATTGTTGCAACGAGTTGGCATCAAAGAAGCCGAACGCCGCATGAAGCAATATCCGCACGAGTTTTCCGGCGGTCAGCTGCAACGCATCATGATTGCCATGGCGCTCATCAATGAACCCGACCTGCTGATTGCCGACGAGCCGACCACCGCTTTGGATGTGACCATTCAAGCCGAGATTCTCGATTTGCTCCATGATTTGCAACAGCAAATGGGCATGGCGATTATCTTCATTACCCACGATTTGGGTTTGGCGGAACACTATTCCAAAACCGTCTGCGTCATGCGCAACGGCGAAATTGTCGAACGCGGCAAAATCAAAGAAGTATTTGCCCATCCGAAACACGAATATACCGCCGAACTCATCAATGCCATTCCCAAAGGCATGAAAGAGCCGGAAGAAAACAACGCCGGTGTGTTAATCGATGCCGATAATGTCCATGTTTCTTTCGTATTGAAGCAAAACTTTTTCGGCAAACCGCTCAAAACTTTTGACGCCGTCAAAGGCATCAGCCTCAAAATTAAAGAAGGCGAAACATTGGGCGTCGTCGGCGAGTCCGGTTCCGGCAAATCCACGCTGGGCAAAGCCGTCATGCAGATGCTGCCTTATACCGGCAATATTTCCTTTGAAGGCAAAGACCTGAAAAACTATACCGCCGAAGAAGCACGCCGTCTGAAATCGCAACGGCAAATTGTGTTCCAAGATCCGTTCGGTTCGCTTTCCCCACGTCTGACCGTTGGCGAAATTATCGGCGAAGGTTTGACGGTTCATCATCCTGAAATGAACAAAAAAGAACGTATCCAGCGCGTTTTAGAAGTCATGAAGGAAGTGTCCCTGCCGCTTGACGCGCTCAACCGTTATCCGCACGAATTTTCCGGCGGCCAGCGTCAGCGTATTGCCATTGCACGCGCCGTTATCCTGCGCCCGAAATTCATCCTTTTGGATGAGCCGACCTCTGCACTTGACCGTTCCGTACAATCCAAAGTGGTCGAACTTTTGCGCGATTTGCAGAAGAAATACGGCCTGACTTATATGTTCATCAGTCATGACCTGTCTGTCGTGCGCGCCGTCAGCGACAATGTGATTGTGATGAAGCAGGGCGAAATGGTCGAGTACGGCAGCGCGGATCAGATTTTCCACCATCCGCAAAACGACTACACCAAACGTTTGATTAACGCCGCGTTTGATTTGTAG
- a CDS encoding O-acetylhomoserine aminocarboxypropyltransferase/cysteine synthase family protein → MKRETIALHAGYQSEPTTKSAAVPIYQTTSYTFDNTQHGADLFNLDVAGNIYTRIMNPTTAVLEERVARLEGGIAALAVASGMAAITYAVQTLVEAGDNIIATKTLYGGTYNFFAHSLPRQGIEVRFIDPAKPEEIAANTDSRTKLVYCESIGNPAINVVDIPVFAQAAHAQGLPLMVDNTVATPTLFRPIEHGADIVIQSLTKYIGGHGTTIGGAIIDGGKFQWAGNPRFEKTFNQPDPSYHGVNYCEHFGAAAYIARARVVPLRNTGAALSPHSAFLLLQGLETLALRMERHCENALKVAEFLKKHPQVEWVNYPALPDSPYKALIDRDYGGKASGLLSFGIKGGREAGAKFIDALQLFLRLVNIGDAKSLATHPATTTHRQLDDAELAAAGVSPDMVRLSVGIEHIDDLLADLAQALDAAQA, encoded by the coding sequence ATGAAACGGGAAACCATTGCCCTGCATGCAGGCTATCAATCCGAACCGACTACCAAATCCGCTGCCGTCCCCATTTACCAAACCACTTCATACACTTTCGACAACACGCAACACGGCGCAGACTTGTTCAACCTTGATGTAGCGGGCAATATCTACACCCGTATCATGAATCCGACCACTGCCGTTTTGGAAGAACGCGTTGCCCGTTTGGAAGGCGGTATCGCCGCATTGGCTGTCGCCAGCGGTATGGCTGCAATTACCTATGCCGTTCAAACCTTGGTTGAAGCAGGCGACAACATCATCGCAACCAAAACGCTCTACGGCGGCACTTACAATTTCTTTGCCCACAGCCTGCCGCGCCAAGGCATTGAAGTACGCTTTATCGATCCGGCCAAACCCGAAGAAATCGCCGCCAATACCGACAGCCGTACCAAACTGGTGTATTGCGAATCTATCGGCAATCCCGCCATCAATGTCGTTGATATTCCAGTATTCGCCCAAGCCGCGCACGCTCAAGGGCTGCCACTGATGGTGGACAACACAGTCGCTACGCCCACATTGTTCCGCCCCATCGAGCATGGCGCCGACATCGTTATCCAATCCCTGACCAAATACATCGGCGGTCACGGTACAACGATTGGCGGTGCCATTATCGACGGCGGCAAATTCCAATGGGCAGGCAATCCGCGTTTTGAAAAAACCTTCAATCAGCCTGATCCGTCTTACCACGGCGTAAACTACTGCGAACATTTTGGTGCGGCCGCCTATATCGCCCGTGCCCGTGTCGTCCCATTGCGTAACACCGGTGCCGCCCTGTCTCCGCACAGCGCATTTTTACTGCTTCAAGGTTTGGAAACCCTCGCCCTGCGTATGGAACGTCATTGCGAAAACGCCCTAAAAGTAGCCGAATTCTTAAAGAAACATCCGCAGGTCGAATGGGTGAACTATCCTGCCCTGCCCGACAGTCCGTATAAAGCCTTGATTGACCGAGACTACGGCGGAAAAGCCTCAGGTTTGCTGAGTTTCGGTATTAAAGGCGGTCGTGAAGCTGGCGCGAAGTTCATCGACGCACTGCAACTCTTCCTGCGCTTGGTGAATATCGGCGATGCCAAATCGCTGGCTACCCATCCCGCTACAACGACTCACCGTCAGCTTGACGATGCAGAACTCGCCGCAGCAGGCGTCAGCCCCGACATGGTACGCCTGAGCGTGGGTATCGAGCATATCGACGATTTGCTTGCCGACTTGGCACAGGCATTGGATGCCGCACAGGCATAG
- the yaaA gene encoding peroxide stress protein YaaA: MFFVLSPAKNLNEKDPSPVSSFTQPDLLPEAEILMQELRKLAPQQIAELMHVSDKIALLNAERNAVWHTPFTPENAKQAVFMFNGDVYEGIAADTLKPEQINYLQQHVRLLSGLYGVLRPLDLMQPYRLEMGTAFANSRGKNLYEFWGDKITDLLNQTLKQAGSDVLINLASQEYFKSINTKKLNARLITPIFKDEKNGKYKIISFYAKRARGLMVRYAAEHGITEPEMLKNFDYEGYSFNEAASNEAEWVFMREEQSK, from the coding sequence ATGTTTTTTGTCTTATCCCCAGCCAAAAACCTCAACGAAAAAGACCCCTCCCCCGTCAGCAGCTTTACCCAGCCCGACCTTCTGCCCGAAGCAGAAATCCTGATGCAGGAATTGCGCAAACTTGCCCCTCAACAAATCGCCGAGCTGATGCACGTTTCCGACAAAATCGCCCTGCTCAACGCTGAACGCAATGCCGTATGGCACACGCCGTTTACACCTGAAAACGCCAAGCAGGCCGTATTTATGTTCAACGGCGACGTCTATGAAGGCATTGCCGCCGATACGCTCAAGCCGGAGCAAATCAACTACCTGCAACAACACGTCCGTTTGCTCTCCGGCCTATACGGCGTACTGCGCCCGCTCGACTTGATGCAGCCCTACCGCTTGGAAATGGGCACGGCCTTTGCCAACTCGCGCGGTAAAAACCTCTACGAATTTTGGGGCGATAAAATTACCGACCTGCTCAACCAAACGCTGAAGCAGGCCGGCAGCGACGTTTTAATCAACCTCGCCTCACAAGAATATTTCAAATCCATCAACACCAAAAAACTCAACGCACGCCTGATTACGCCGATTTTTAAAGACGAGAAAAACGGCAAATACAAAATCATCAGCTTCTACGCCAAACGTGCGCGCGGTTTGATGGTACGCTACGCGGCAGAACACGGCATTACCGAGCCTGAAATGCTCAAAAATTTCGACTACGAGGGCTATTCATTCAATGAAGCAGCTTCAAACGAAGCCGAATGGGTATTCATGCGTGAAGAACAATCCAAATAA
- a CDS encoding RidA family protein: MSKTIIHTDKAPAAIGAYSQAVRAGDTVYMSGQIPLDPATMTVVGNGDFRAEAVQVFKNLQAVAEAAGGSLNDIVKLNAYLTDLANFAVFNEVMAEFIEQPFPARAAVGVASLPKGVQVEAEAVLVLNA, encoded by the coding sequence ATGTCTAAAACCATTATCCATACCGACAAAGCCCCTGCCGCAATTGGCGCATACAGCCAAGCAGTCCGCGCAGGCGATACGGTTTATATGAGCGGTCAGATTCCTTTGGATCCGGCTACGATGACTGTGGTCGGTAATGGCGACTTCCGCGCCGAAGCCGTGCAAGTATTTAAAAACCTGCAAGCCGTAGCTGAAGCGGCCGGCGGTTCTTTGAACGATATCGTCAAACTCAATGCTTATTTGACCGATTTGGCCAACTTTGCCGTGTTTAATGAAGTGATGGCTGAATTTATCGAGCAACCTTTCCCTGCGCGCGCGGCAGTTGGCGTGGCCAGCCTGCCTAAAGGCGTTCAGGTTGAAGCGGAAGCAGTATTGGTTTTAAACGCATAA